AGATTCTttttacctgttggattagcGGGGACATAGGGGACTTATATTTTCATTCtctttccaatttttggtgTATCTTTCATGGTGAAAACATTGTTATGGAGGTGGACATTGCACAATATCTCCATAGAATAACAGGAAAAACTAGAGACAAACATCTAAAGCAAATCATTATTATAGGTCTCTCGGAAAATGCTGTTGTAAGTTGTTAGCCAAACTATTGATGTTAGACAGAATGCAGGAATTTAAACCACACTACTGATGTTAGACGGACTgcaggatgcaaatgatgaacttttctttctagataataatttccatgtaactttttttttaccGGATGACGTGACTTAATGAAGAGCCATTGAGCGGAAATCACTGAACAATTGTGGCTTTTGGAGAAATTGCCGCCAAGTCACCCTATGATCTTCTAGACTGCAGATGCGCCCTCTTTTTTTCCATTAAGCCAAAATTTCTTTGGTTTCTGTTCTTTAGGTTTGTTTTTCGAGGACATAAAACCTGAAATGATAAACATAATTCATTACAAACATAAATAGATACAATCCAAATGTTCACCAATTATCACACATAAAAacactaaaataaataaaataactattgaaattcttttacaaTCCTTAAAAAAGTCCATAAAAGAGTCCAACTCATATTCAAGACAAATCATTTAAATAACAAACTTCCATCAGTGGCATGATAAGCAACAACActaccttcacaatttcatcaacttaacctgaaaaagttaaaattttattataaaaatataaatctaattgctcaaactcaaaaaaaaaaaaaaaaccaaaaataacTCTAACCAGCTTTAAATGAAACAAACATCAATTGAGATACAGTCGATTTTGTGTCAATAAATTTAATGGTTCTAACGACCCTAGTGGCAAGtgtaaataaatggtcaattgaTGGGATCCTGAGATTATCATTTACGGATTTACCAAGACATACAAACATGTGGTCTGATTTGGcactttttttttaagcttTTGTTTGACAACTTTCACAAATCAACTTTAACATGTCTTTAATTTTGTTGCTTCAGTGAAACCTATAAAATTCAAGATGAATGAGCATTCGGTAGACTAATTACTTCAGCATAGAAAAAGCAATAAAAACACAATAAACAGcatagaaaaaatagaacaatcattgatacaaaatttattaatttgataCTTCGTCCAtgtgtaattttattaatttgataCTTCATCCAAAAAATAGCTTCTCCAAATATGATTGCAAAATAATTAATGATTCATaatttcatccttaattaatcaaataacaataaaacaaaaattaggggAAACAGATGAAAATtgggggaaaaaagaagaaaatgcaaaaaaaatggctaaagataataatatagaaaacaaaaaccttgaaaagggaaaaataaaacttaccaagatgATGGAAAACAGGAAAAGCTCTTGAGTCTCAAATATCTTGtgaaagttgaaattttcaacttgtcTACAATCTGCTAAAGATGATAGCCTGATAATAATGGTGAAGgcttgagaaaatcttgttgtggatatttgggtTTGAAAgggttaagaaaaaaaaattcaagaggagAACTGGAGGAGCCGTTGGTCTAGAAGCCTGAAACCGAGAAAGTGATGGATTGAAAGAAAAGTGCATCTGCTGTTTCTATTCTTAATGTTaaggtttcatttttttaatctaaTTTTTAGTCAAGTTAAGTAGAATTCTCAGGACAAACTAAACTTGTCCTATGACTGTGGTCTAGTTGTAAGATTGTCTTATATGAACATGGAGACCCAAGTTCAAAGTTGAGCAAATTTATTCTTGAcattttgtttgaaaatttaaaaaccgTCGGGTTACAGTTTGTAAGGTTTTTAGCGGTTCATACGGTTCGACCAATTTCTAACGATTATTCATTAACTTTCAATTTGATACTAGACGGGCCGGTGGTATGTCCGGTCCAGTCCGGTCCGATTCTGAAAAACATTGGTGCTAAGAGGTACATAGCAGAACTAAAAGACGATATTCCATTATCTGCTGCTGCTTTTGCGGAGATTACGGAGATGAATAGACCACTGTCCGAGGCATTTAAACTGGGCAGTGTTGTAAAGGTAAGTGCTTCTTTTAAAAGCTCAAGGTCAGGCTTTAAGTTTTCAATATCTGTCATATTGCTTGAGGTAGCTGATCACTGCTTCCTTTCACGATTGAAGAAGTGGGCTTACAAGTGCCCCAATGTGAACCTGATTGATTAGGGACAAATTTCCACAAGCAaacatttgattaaaaaaagaGAGGCTACTCTGTTTCAATACTAATGGCCTTAGACTTCCCATTTCATTTTAATCCTTCATAAGTTTAAAATCATCACTCATCATTGTAACTTGTGAGATGTATGTTTAAACCATGACAATCCACTCCACTTTTAGGTCGTTTCTAAGTAAAAGACTATAAGCAATCCGCGGTTTCCAACAAAAAGTTTTTGGCCATTCAACTATGTTCTTCCCTgctatgttaaaaaaaaaaaaaaaaaaagaaacagtaAACACCATAGCCTATTGCCACTGtgagaaaatcattcaaatataAAGAAAACCATTGTATTCTAGGTTTTATCGCAGACATCAGAGTTGCTGGGATTAGCGAAAAATCAAAAGTTATGGTTAAAGTGTGTGTTAGCACAAATCCACTTCACCTAACAGAAGCGAATGCATCCATGGTTCAAATATCAAGCCATCATTGAGTAAAATAATTGAATAACATTTGAATAATTGCGTGAACCCAAATAGGTAACAGCACATTCACCATAACACCATCTAAGTTAAGTTGCTCTAATTGGAAACCAAATACTATATTTGCTGTTGTTGACTTGCTGTACTATGGCTCTATGTTGAGAGGAAACTACACAACAACAGGTGaaagttttttttattaaagtTACTTCTATGCCTTTTTACCTTAATCTTCAAGGAGGAGAGAGTGAGTTTCGAGATTGGAAAGAGGGCAGCGGAGACGGGGAGATGCAGATAAGAGGTGAAACTCTTCCTATGTACCTCATTAATTAAGTATACAATTTCTGACATTAATCCTAGTCGCTGAGATCAGTTAGTTAACAAATAGAGTTAAAGGAACTACAAAATCAGATTAAATTGAAAATGACACGGTCTTCATAAAATTTCAAAACACATGCCAAAAGTTCACAAAGTTGCTTAAATGTCTTATTTCTaagtaaaaatttcttttacctGTTTTGCTGCAGTCATTGCCTAATAGACTGACACAATGCACTCGACAATAGACTACTCTATCGTCACTTGTTATACTATATTTCAGACTGTAAAGGGTCTTCCACCTACAGCCTCCTCTTCTCAATCATCAAAGGCATGATCTGTTCAAGGATGGTTTCTCTCCGACTGGTATAGAGCGAGGTTATCCCTCGAAACTGAGGCAGTCACATCAGCTGAATCGCAGAAATCCTGTCCATATCCTGGATCATGACAGTGATATAATGGCAATTCCTCCAGTACCTCATCTTCCATGTCAATGACAATATTATGAAGAATGCaacaaacaaatataaaactagGTAACTTGTGCCTGTCAGGTCTCCACACCACTCCATCTATCATCTTCCAGACGTCCTTCAACCTCGCCAATGCTCTTTGTGCCACAACACGAGTTGCTAAGTGATGCTTATTAAAGTCAACTTTGGTCTGTGAAAGATCATTCCCCTGATAAGGAGTCAGAAGCCAAGGTAGCAAGGGATATGCTGAATCACCAACTATATATTCCTGTAATTCAGCATCttgggatagttttgttttcttcccATTTAACCTTTCTCCTTTCTGACATTTATCGTAGAAGGATGAATACGGCAATAGTGAACTTTCATTCAACATTCCTGGCAATCCACTGAATATGTCCAGGAACTTCAAGTTGGGACCAACTATTGCCTGTAAAGGCATACTGTAATTCTCTTTCGAATCAAGCCACGCATCAGTTCTTCGCTTAGAGGTGGATAACAGCATCACAATATGTGTGGTGTCAATTGCTCCACAACAGTTTGAAAGGCCTTGAATTTGTTCAAACTGGGACTTTATATCCATTAGCTCATTTTCCGCGGAAGGCCACCTGATATGCTGATGCCCATTCCTCTCAATGGCCTCCACAAATCTCCAAGTCACTTGAGAGACTGTAGACTGAGATGTACCAAATGCGTCACCAATAGAGACAAGTGAACGACCAGAACTAAGCCTATTCAAGGCTAAAGCAACTTGATCATACAGGGACATTGGTTTTCCATTGCTAAAGGCAAAATGTGTCTTCACCGCCATGTGCTCCCTTGCAAGCAAACATATATATTCAAAAGTTCTTCTGGACATTTTGAAAACACATTCGAAACTATCCAAGCCCTTCGACGGACGCGAATCTAGATTACCTGCATGCCAGGagttaaaaatgaaaaagaaaaagaaactcaTAATTCGTACATGATGATAGTAAAAACTTCAACaatctattttattttaatgttgCAACAAACATGTATAATTTTACATATAAAGGAATCTACATTCCATAATGCAGAAATATAGGAATTACTAGAATAGTGTGTCAGTGAAAATAGCGATATGTgcttttgagagagagagagagagagtgagtgaGTTCAATTTGACAGGCTACTTCATCTTCATTTCAAGAAGAGCCCCATCAGTGACATAAGGAAGAAAATGAACAAGAACATTAAGATACACGCGATAGTCTTGATTGTTCTGCAAAGGATAAAGTAGACAAGAACATGAAGCGTATGGAGTTAATACAAAATTTAAACACTAGAACAGACTCACGGTGTGATTGTTCATTGTACGTTTCCAATTTGTGCCCCAAACTAAGGTCAATAAGTCTATCCAAAAGACCAACGTGTACGAAAACATATCAATACATGCAACcaaggagaaaggaaaaattatTCAGCTGCAACATGAGTTCTCAAGTATCAGACATGAAAAAACCACAACGACATTTCTACGGTTTTGGAAACTTGCCTAATTGATTTGACATGCAGCATAATTGACAAAAATCATGACAATAGAAGCAATCTCCTAAAAGTTGAAGATGGCTGCAGCCTGATTTGAACCGCAAATAGATAGAAATTTGAGCAACAAACCAGAGTTTAGGTTGTTATACTAACAAGAAAGCTGTGGTGTTGCAGAATCAACAAGAAAGTACAAGTGACACGCTTTAAGTAAAAAAATGCGAGTATAAATCTAGGTGTACAATGATTGACTGGTTTTAGACCATATAGTATATCAAAAAATAAGAACTTTCAGAATTCAACTAAGCAAGCACTGCATATATTCCTGATTGCCTGCAGCACGAATATAAGCTTTCTGCTCTTTTTGTGGATTCAAAACCTACTCTTTTCAAGTTGTTCTAATATAATGCGCCAGCCACAAGACTATTCCAGTAAAATGAAGTGGAATGATAGCGTACCTTCTCTATTAAGGACTTCTAGTTAACTAATTCACCCATTTTAGTAGCTGAGAAAAACAGGAATTGATGATGACATGAACCATGAAAAGTGTCTATATTTGGAGTTGGAGAACCAAATAATCGTCAATATTCTTATTACAGAGAGAGGCGAAGAAAAGAACCACGTACCACAAATTGTCAGGTCCAATGCTCATCAAAATGCTAGAGCAAATGATTTCTTGTCCTGCTAAAAGGGACTTAACTTAAACAAGTAACTAGTTTTAATGAGATACGAACACTTGCCAGCCCCACATTACATCTTATTTGTAGCtgattaaccaaaaaaaaaattctgctcTTTCTCCTGGCATTCATCATAATTAATACAAGGAATAATGGGATGACTCAAAATTTATGAAACCAAACGAATTAGGGATCTCTCTTGAACCTATTAAATATGCATTCTTTGACTAATGACGTATAATTGCAGTGGTTAGAT
The Coffea arabica cultivar ET-39 chromosome 6c, Coffea Arabica ET-39 HiFi, whole genome shotgun sequence genome window above contains:
- the LOC113692496 gene encoding protein ALP1-like: MLKRPVRGQKKRKKVHKKLKPSNMACGSSEESSPDWFDALAKKIASNLDSRPSKGLDSFECVFKMSRRTFEYICLLAREHMAVKTHFAFSNGKPMSLYDQVALALNRLSSGRSLVSIGDAFGTSQSTVSQVTWRFVEAIERNGHQHIRWPSAENELMDIKSQFEQIQGLSNCCGAIDTTHIVMLLSTSKRRTDAWLDSKENYSMPLQAIVGPNLKFLDIFSGLPGMLNESSLLPYSSFYDKCQKGERLNGKKTKLSQDAELQEYIVGDSAYPLLPWLLTPYQGNDLSQTKVDFNKHHLATRVVAQRALARLKDVWKMIDGVVWRPDRHKLPSFIFVCCILHNIVIDMEDEVLEELPLYHCHDPGYGQDFCDSADVTASVSRDNLALYQSERNHP